The Paracholeplasma brassicae genome contains a region encoding:
- the nadD gene encoding nicotinate (nicotinamide) nucleotide adenylyltransferase produces MIIVYGGSFNPPTKAHKSIMVHLIETYKPKQFVFLPVGNNYAKPELIPFANRVDMLKLISKEYSEVVISDIENNESYKGTLDALEKLEKIHQDEIAFVIGADNLLSIEEWINYEKLIKRFKFIVIDRGRLDINGLIVSKFPNDQKQFLNVKLSLREASSLVRKDLNKYQDFLSDEVLAYVKENHLYEV; encoded by the coding sequence ATGATTATTGTCTATGGGGGTTCGTTCAACCCACCAACAAAAGCACACAAATCAATTATGGTTCATTTAATAGAGACTTATAAACCAAAACAGTTTGTTTTTTTACCGGTTGGCAATAACTATGCCAAACCAGAGCTTATTCCGTTTGCAAACCGAGTCGATATGCTAAAGTTGATTTCAAAAGAGTATAGTGAAGTTGTTATCTCAGACATCGAAAATAATGAGTCTTATAAAGGCACGCTTGATGCGTTAGAAAAATTAGAAAAAATCCATCAAGATGAAATTGCATTTGTCATTGGTGCGGATAACCTTCTTTCGATCGAGGAATGGATTAATTACGAGAAATTAATTAAACGGTTCAAATTCATTGTAATTGATCGTGGTCGTCTTGACATCAATGGGTTAATTGTTTCGAAGTTTCCAAATGATCAAAAACAGTTTTTAAACGTAAAATTATCTTTAAGAGAAGCCTCAAGCTTAGTTCGTAAAGATTTAAATAAATATCAAGATTTTCTTTCCGATGAGGTGCTTGCCTATGTCAAAGAAAATCACTTATATGAGGTGTAG
- the rpmF gene encoding 50S ribosomal protein L32, with the protein MAVPFRRTGKTAKRKRRTHYKLSKPTLVVDPQTGDLVLPHRVSPKTGEYKGIKVVSVKESE; encoded by the coding sequence ATGGCAGTTCCTTTTCGCCGTACTGGTAAGACAGCAAAAAGAAAACGTCGTACACACTATAAACTATCTAAACCTACCTTAGTGGTTGACCCACAAACTGGTGATTTAGTATTACCTCACAGAGTATCACCTAAAACTGGTGAATACAAAGGTATTAAAGTAGTTAGTGTAAAAGAATCCGAATAG
- a CDS encoding iron chelate uptake ABC transporter family permease subunit, with translation MRNRTKTYFIFGAIALSVVVLYLFYWLVGLEQITIGQLTRGLSRRSTRVVAMIMIAAIMAISSLKFQTMTQNRILTPSMIGFDSTFVLTQTVIVFVFGGFSTLISNPYYNFIITTTFMVLFSFLLYGLILRKGKNNLALLLLVGLVFRTLMSSLTSFLSRIIDPDDFVTVVSNTMPSLNNMNTDILWYLALPITLVVMVLMLRDLKYFDIMNLGEDQAKGLGVDYLKVTNRSLVYIAIMISVSTALVGSLTFLGLITVNLARERLKTDFHKPILILSTLAGVIFLVGGQFVLQTFRLNTSLAVFINLIGGLYMIYLLLKENKK, from the coding sequence ATGCGTAATCGAACAAAGACGTATTTTATTTTTGGCGCGATTGCGTTAAGTGTGGTTGTCCTTTATCTGTTTTATTGGTTAGTTGGTCTAGAACAAATCACCATAGGGCAGTTAACAAGGGGATTATCAAGAAGATCGACTAGAGTGGTTGCGATGATCATGATCGCAGCAATTATGGCAATTTCGAGTCTTAAGTTTCAAACGATGACCCAAAATCGAATTTTAACACCATCTATGATTGGTTTTGATTCGACGTTTGTCTTGACTCAAACGGTAATTGTATTTGTTTTTGGTGGATTTAGTACGCTTATTTCTAACCCTTATTATAATTTTATAATCACAACGACGTTTATGGTACTATTCTCGTTTTTACTTTACGGATTGATTCTTCGTAAGGGGAAGAATAACCTGGCACTGTTATTACTAGTGGGACTAGTGTTTAGAACATTAATGTCATCACTTACCTCATTTTTAAGCCGTATCATTGACCCGGATGATTTCGTAACAGTCGTTTCAAATACGATGCCTAGTCTAAATAACATGAATACCGATATCCTATGGTATTTGGCATTACCGATTACACTTGTGGTCATGGTATTGATGTTACGCGATCTAAAATACTTTGATATTATGAATTTAGGTGAGGATCAAGCTAAGGGGTTAGGTGTTGATTACTTGAAAGTGACCAATCGTAGTTTGGTCTATATTGCAATCATGATTTCTGTATCTACCGCACTGGTTGGTTCATTGACATTCTTAGGATTAATTACTGTGAATTTAGCAAGAGAACGATTGAAAACAGATTTCCATAAACCAATCTTAATATTGAGTACGCTTGCTGGTGTGATTTTTCTAGTTGGCGGACAGTTTGTTTTACAAACGTTCCGACTGAATACAAGCTTGGCTGTATTCATCAATTTAATTGGTGGATTATACATGATTTATCTGCTTTTAAAGGAGAATAAGAAATGA
- a CDS encoding LTA synthase family protein, with amino-acid sequence MKKLNQKTYFLLMIILFFVLNLLNRLVITTELFNPGMNLFKGNLQTTLNSFMGDSGLLVILITIFYFIAKKKRTFIYLVTLTTIGLSVMIFSLKVYAFYYGTAFSFFNARTFSNSAPVLGQQLTFHLWKNLFITAQYVAVIPAIIVFVLAIMELKNRYLHQERLDKTKPQMMRVLNFFVVGLILFSWSQIGYFTEIKNTYYESNRVAQKGVQTMGVYNYYINDLVSFVFTKPEPILADEELNENIDIYVNEKTENCPKNYLGEATCNDLMTSSIFEGKTIVMLQMESFNNYLLNLSFDVDGEIHEVMPYFNQLLKEESTVYYNNFYSNIGVGKTSDAEFASLTGLSPMGFIVTYFDYVNEYFETLPKLFTDKGYETYTVFGSTYNFYRRNEVYPMLGFNKDNNQNMESLEALGLYDPLTETVNGWVDDPVAFEYVTNVLKDGDHKKFVFALSTVLHTPYADVEWMTGINPWENLIKGDLGNYLDYAHRFDQVFEDWYEGLKEEALLDDVVFVMYGDHTGGLTMDDLRQLDPNINLFSYQQYSHNVPFMILAPGMDLSNYGVDRTMTRGQTDLKRTISNLFGLDEKYHFGVDILSGAKTWTYNAITMDLFSDDFHINMPNESININDYDPTLLEEYIQKFYHQKEMNDSILRYHYFKLINEANK; translated from the coding sequence ATGAAAAAATTAAATCAGAAAACGTATTTTCTACTGATGATTATTTTGTTTTTTGTCTTGAATTTATTGAATCGTTTGGTTATTACAACTGAACTCTTTAATCCGGGTATGAATTTATTTAAAGGAAACTTACAAACAACTTTGAACTCTTTTATGGGTGATTCTGGTCTACTCGTCATCTTGATTACGATATTTTACTTTATCGCAAAGAAAAAAAGGACGTTTATCTACTTAGTGACGTTAACAACCATTGGTTTATCGGTTATGATATTTTCGTTAAAAGTCTATGCTTTCTATTATGGTACGGCATTTTCTTTCTTTAACGCAAGAACTTTCTCGAATTCTGCACCGGTCTTAGGTCAACAATTGACTTTCCACTTATGGAAGAATTTATTTATTACCGCACAGTATGTCGCGGTCATTCCGGCAATTATAGTGTTTGTATTAGCCATCATGGAGCTTAAAAATCGTTATTTACATCAAGAACGTCTAGATAAGACAAAACCACAAATGATGAGGGTTCTAAATTTCTTTGTCGTGGGATTGATTTTATTCTCTTGGTCACAAATCGGTTATTTTACAGAAATCAAAAACACCTATTATGAATCCAATCGTGTGGCTCAAAAAGGCGTCCAAACGATGGGTGTTTACAACTATTATATTAATGACTTGGTTAGTTTTGTCTTTACAAAACCAGAACCAATATTAGCGGATGAAGAACTCAATGAGAACATTGACATCTACGTCAACGAAAAAACAGAAAATTGTCCTAAAAATTACTTAGGAGAAGCGACTTGTAACGACTTAATGACTTCATCAATTTTCGAAGGTAAGACCATTGTGATGCTTCAAATGGAGTCATTTAACAATTACTTATTAAACTTGAGTTTTGATGTCGATGGCGAAATTCATGAAGTGATGCCATATTTTAATCAATTATTAAAAGAAGAGTCTACCGTCTATTACAATAATTTTTATTCAAATATTGGGGTTGGTAAAACCTCTGATGCCGAATTTGCCTCACTAACTGGGCTAAGTCCAATGGGATTTATCGTTACATACTTTGATTACGTTAATGAGTATTTCGAGACCTTACCAAAATTATTTACGGACAAAGGGTATGAGACGTACACTGTTTTTGGTTCTACTTATAATTTTTATCGGAGAAACGAAGTTTACCCAATGTTAGGTTTTAATAAGGATAATAACCAGAACATGGAGTCATTAGAAGCGCTTGGCTTATATGATCCGTTAACAGAGACTGTCAATGGTTGGGTTGATGACCCGGTTGCGTTTGAATACGTAACAAATGTGTTAAAAGATGGTGACCATAAAAAGTTTGTGTTTGCACTTTCAACCGTTCTTCATACGCCTTACGCTGATGTGGAATGGATGACTGGTATTAATCCTTGGGAAAACCTGATTAAAGGGGATTTAGGCAATTACCTAGATTATGCTCATCGCTTCGATCAAGTCTTTGAAGATTGGTATGAAGGGTTAAAGGAAGAAGCGTTACTTGATGACGTTGTCTTTGTTATGTATGGCGATCATACGGGTGGGTTAACGATGGACGATTTAAGACAATTAGATCCAAACATTAATCTATTTAGCTATCAACAATACAGTCATAACGTGCCATTCATGATTTTAGCACCAGGTATGGATTTATCGAATTATGGCGTAGACCGAACAATGACACGTGGTCAAACCGACTTAAAGCGCACCATTTCAAATTTATTTGGACTAGACGAGAAGTATCATTTTGGTGTGGATATTTTAAGTGGGGCTAAGACTTGGACTTATAACGCAATTACCATGGATTTATTTAGCGATGATTTTCACATCAATATGCCTAATGAAAGTATTAATATTAATGACTATGATCCAACGCTTTTAGAAGAATATATACAGAAGTTTTATCATCAAAAAGAGATGAATGATTCAATTTTAAGGTATCATTACTTCAAATTAATCAATGAGGCAAATAAATGA
- a CDS encoding ABC transporter permease — protein MKKRVMLVIAFVILTILSLATGVVDVNIKDLLSLDQRAWFIVFNSRLPRTVAIILTATSMSVSGLIMQTISKNKFVSPSVVGITDSAQLGILIAFVFFGSLSLTFKMVFAFLFAVLGAFVFMSILSRIKFKNAIYVPLVGMMFAGIIGSIVSFIAYQFNLTQFIQTFGVGSFSSIVSGNYELLYVVIVPLMIGFIYMVQFNIIGVGEDFAKNLGVNYQKTLMVGLVVISLITASTYVVVGSIPFIGLVVPNLISLYYGDNLKKTIFDVSLFGSVFVLFADIFSRLIIYPYEIPISLTMGVIGSVVFLFLIYRRVNHA, from the coding sequence TTGAAAAAGCGAGTAATGCTTGTTATCGCATTTGTCATATTAACAATATTGTCCTTAGCAACGGGTGTTGTTGATGTCAATATTAAAGATTTATTAAGTTTAGATCAAAGGGCTTGGTTCATTGTTTTTAACTCAAGATTACCGCGTACGGTAGCGATCATATTAACGGCTACCTCAATGAGCGTTTCTGGGTTGATTATGCAAACCATCTCAAAAAATAAATTTGTCTCACCATCGGTTGTTGGAATTACCGATTCTGCACAATTGGGTATTTTGATTGCCTTCGTGTTTTTCGGGTCGTTATCACTAACCTTTAAAATGGTATTTGCGTTTTTATTTGCTGTACTTGGGGCGTTTGTTTTTATGTCGATTTTAAGTCGAATCAAATTTAAAAACGCGATTTATGTACCGCTTGTTGGGATGATGTTTGCGGGAATTATTGGCTCTATTGTGTCATTTATCGCTTATCAATTTAACCTAACACAGTTCATTCAAACTTTTGGCGTAGGTAGCTTTTCGTCGATTGTATCAGGGAATTATGAACTTCTCTATGTCGTGATTGTGCCACTCATGATTGGGTTTATCTACATGGTTCAGTTTAACATCATCGGTGTTGGTGAGGATTTCGCAAAAAATTTAGGTGTTAATTATCAAAAAACTCTGATGGTCGGGTTAGTTGTAATTTCATTGATTACGGCCTCAACCTACGTGGTTGTCGGTTCGATACCATTTATTGGCTTAGTAGTACCGAATTTGATTAGTCTTTATTATGGAGACAATCTGAAAAAAACCATCTTTGACGTCAGCTTGTTTGGTAGTGTATTTGTGTTATTCGCTGATATCTTTTCGCGCTTAATCATCTACCCATATGAGATTCCAATTTCACTAACCATGGGTGTCATTGGTAGTGTGGTTTTCTTATTCCTCATCTATCGGAGGGTAAATCATGCGTAA
- a CDS encoding ABC transporter ATP-binding protein — MIEIKNLNKKYDQLVVLDDVNLTIKDGAVTALIGPNGAGKSTLLGVVSRLLSQDSGEVFINGIEQKKIKPVDYAKMIAILKQTNQINVNLTVRELVTFGRWPHSKGNLSKIDEEKIDEAIKFMRLKEIENKSINHLSGGQKQRAYIAMIVAQDTKYVLLDEPLNNLDMKYAVDMMLILQNLVKKLGKTVIIVLHDINIAATFADHIVAMKDGKIIKEGSPDEIMDKKTLDYVYDHEFCIAGVNGKKYCIYYQEEEKKVLI, encoded by the coding sequence ATGATTGAAATTAAGAATTTAAATAAAAAATACGATCAACTTGTGGTTTTAGATGACGTGAATTTAACGATAAAAGATGGTGCGGTAACGGCACTAATTGGTCCAAATGGTGCTGGTAAATCAACATTACTTGGTGTCGTTTCAAGGCTGTTATCACAAGATTCTGGTGAGGTTTTTATTAACGGAATAGAACAAAAGAAAATCAAACCCGTTGACTACGCAAAAATGATCGCAATTCTAAAACAAACCAATCAAATCAATGTGAATTTGACGGTACGGGAACTCGTGACGTTTGGAAGATGGCCACACTCTAAGGGGAATTTATCCAAGATTGATGAGGAAAAAATCGATGAGGCAATTAAGTTTATGCGCCTTAAAGAAATCGAAAACAAATCGATTAATCACTTATCAGGTGGACAAAAACAAAGGGCTTATATTGCGATGATTGTGGCTCAAGACACCAAATACGTGTTATTAGATGAACCCTTAAACAACTTAGACATGAAGTATGCGGTTGATATGATGTTGATTTTGCAAAACTTGGTTAAAAAACTAGGGAAGACCGTCATTATTGTGCTACATGACATCAATATAGCAGCGACTTTTGCAGATCACATTGTGGCAATGAAAGATGGAAAAATCATCAAAGAAGGTAGCCCAGATGAAATCATGGATAAAAAGACACTCGATTATGTGTATGATCATGAATTTTGCATTGCTGGTGTGAATGGAAAAAAATATTGTATCTATTATCAAGAAGAGGAAAAGAAGGTTCTTATATGA
- a CDS encoding YceD family protein, whose amino-acid sequence MILSVDQLKKNIESTLDLELDFKSMLETSDLINDIEKVHVTGSYQFLTSEHLLFNLHVETTLTLSCAITLKPVKYQVSFDFEEEVSKTEQTEYQIQGDQIDLSEMVWGALVPEVPIAVVSEDAPEGLFDKEKEVNPAFSSLKDLLKK is encoded by the coding sequence ATGATTTTAAGTGTTGACCAATTAAAAAAGAATATCGAATCTACGCTTGATTTAGAACTAGATTTTAAGTCGATGTTAGAAACGTCAGACTTAATCAATGACATTGAAAAAGTACATGTCACTGGTTCTTATCAATTTTTGACTTCAGAACATTTGTTATTTAACTTACATGTTGAGACAACATTAACACTCTCTTGTGCAATTACGTTAAAACCTGTGAAATATCAAGTTTCATTTGATTTTGAAGAAGAAGTGAGCAAGACTGAACAAACCGAATATCAAATCCAAGGTGATCAAATTGATTTATCAGAAATGGTCTGGGGTGCACTAGTACCTGAAGTTCCAATTGCTGTAGTTTCAGAAGACGCACCTGAGGGTTTGTTTGATAAAGAAAAAGAGGTTAATCCTGCTTTTTCAAGCTTGAAAGATCTTTTAAAAAAATAG
- a CDS encoding Fur family transcriptional regulator, translating to MDSKEVYFNKLRKKNLRITDSRKAMIDVLENNHLTFKEIQNALAKRGFTNVSTIYNNLDFLIEQKIVVELYINDTKYYDLAIDNPMHNADSHIHVVLKDTNKINEINNTDVFEYIKNTPELKDLHVDYIRITIGARKKKTY from the coding sequence ATGGATTCGAAAGAAGTTTATTTCAATAAATTAAGAAAAAAGAATCTTCGTATCACAGACAGCCGAAAAGCCATGATCGATGTTCTTGAAAATAACCATCTAACGTTCAAAGAAATCCAAAATGCATTGGCAAAACGCGGTTTTACTAACGTTTCTACCATTTATAATAACCTTGATTTTTTAATTGAACAAAAGATTGTTGTCGAATTATACATCAACGATACCAAATACTACGATTTAGCAATTGATAATCCGATGCACAACGCTGATAGTCACATCCACGTCGTATTAAAAGATACCAATAAAATTAATGAAATTAATAACACCGATGTCTTTGAATATATTAAGAATACGCCTGAATTAAAAGACTTACACGTTGATTATATTCGTATAACGATTGGTGCTAGAAAAAAGAAAACTTACTAA
- a CDS encoding siderophore ABC transporter substrate-binding protein, whose translation MKKIVSSLILILSIVVLTGCVNIVDDKDDDFETITITQEVTKADSRTDENATKETISEVVPVNPKNVAVFDYGILDILDEVGLETLGIEKLAVVKSNLPTYLSKYSGQTYGIAGASLFEPSFDELDLFDADLVIISGRSAWAYNSLKKELNNVAVLSLAVDNTDYLNSVLDNLDILKQIFDGNTAFDALKTTLSTKTSELKEMVSQSGLKALIVMTNGSAISGYGIGSRFGFVHNELGFVAADDKFGNGDTNAHGDNISFEYISELNPDVIFVVDRTAATSDDTSSQILDVTLVNETNAGKNNRVILLDSTAWYLVSGGYNSTLVMIADAQKVFNR comes from the coding sequence ATGAAAAAAATAGTTAGCAGTTTGATTTTAATACTTAGTATTGTTGTTTTAACGGGATGTGTCAACATTGTTGATGATAAAGACGATGATTTTGAAACAATCACAATTACTCAAGAAGTAACCAAAGCGGATTCAAGAACCGATGAGAACGCAACAAAAGAAACCATCAGTGAGGTGGTTCCGGTTAATCCAAAAAACGTGGCCGTCTTTGATTATGGCATTCTAGATATTTTAGACGAAGTCGGCTTAGAAACTTTAGGGATCGAAAAACTAGCGGTTGTCAAATCCAATCTTCCAACGTACTTATCAAAATACAGCGGTCAAACTTACGGCATCGCTGGGGCCTCGTTATTCGAACCTAGTTTCGATGAGCTTGATCTATTTGATGCGGATTTAGTCATCATTAGTGGCCGTTCCGCGTGGGCATATAACTCATTGAAAAAGGAATTAAATAACGTTGCGGTATTATCGCTTGCAGTCGATAACACAGACTATTTAAATAGCGTCTTAGACAACTTAGACATTTTAAAACAAATTTTCGATGGCAATACTGCGTTTGATGCGTTAAAAACGACGCTAAGTACAAAGACAAGTGAACTAAAAGAAATGGTCTCACAAAGTGGTTTAAAAGCGTTAATTGTCATGACAAACGGTAGTGCGATATCCGGTTATGGCATTGGTTCTCGATTTGGCTTTGTTCATAACGAACTAGGGTTTGTTGCTGCGGATGATAAGTTCGGGAATGGCGATACTAATGCACACGGCGACAACATAAGCTTTGAATACATTTCAGAGTTGAACCCAGACGTTATTTTTGTTGTTGACCGTACCGCAGCAACCTCAGATGATACCTCTTCACAAATTCTTGATGTGACGCTTGTCAACGAAACGAATGCAGGTAAAAATAATCGTGTTATTTTACTCGATTCAACGGCTTGGTATTTGGTTTCAGGTGGTTATAATTCAACACTTGTGATGATTGCTGATGCACAAAAGGTATTTAATCGATAA
- the secG gene encoding preprotein translocase subunit SecG: MNWADIIVLVLAVILILSVAVQQSQDSVQDAFSGEKSELFKNQKARGLDLLLMRVTMATSLLFVGMVFVSLLLHKNA; the protein is encoded by the coding sequence ATGAACTGGGCAGATATTATTGTTTTAGTGCTTGCGGTTATTTTAATTCTATCGGTTGCTGTGCAACAATCTCAAGATAGTGTACAAGATGCCTTTAGTGGAGAAAAATCAGAATTATTTAAAAATCAAAAAGCAAGAGGGCTTGACTTACTTCTTATGAGAGTAACTATGGCAACGTCTTTACTTTTTGTTGGTATGGTTTTTGTTTCACTATTATTACACAAAAACGCTTAA
- a CDS encoding lysophospholipid acyltransferase family protein, giving the protein MEEHKKPDNENEHSFHTIEAKPVELEDNFDYFGQKWFIRVRSSILVFLVKIIIVGIYGRIFLGFRVINRAYFNEVKKKGHVVISNHAHQFDAFLLGATFFPKKFHYTMLKTNMGLPIVGKLFYLLGGAPIPDKKDHLKTFQQQMNDVLSLNHMVAVFPEAALMPYHPKIRPFKKGAFRFAFNSKVDIIPMVFIFKKPTGLYKYLKKKPCVHLHVLKPYQVIELDTKYETLNYNTERLQKIVSDYYDENSDYKGGN; this is encoded by the coding sequence ATGGAAGAACATAAAAAACCAGACAATGAAAATGAGCATAGTTTCCACACAATTGAAGCAAAACCCGTAGAATTAGAAGATAACTTTGATTATTTTGGTCAAAAATGGTTTATCCGTGTCAGATCATCTATCCTAGTGTTTTTAGTAAAAATCATCATTGTTGGCATTTATGGTCGTATTTTTTTGGGTTTTCGTGTGATCAATCGAGCCTATTTTAACGAGGTCAAAAAAAAGGGGCACGTAGTCATTTCAAATCACGCACATCAGTTTGATGCTTTTTTACTTGGTGCAACGTTTTTTCCTAAAAAGTTCCACTACACTATGTTAAAAACAAACATGGGCTTGCCAATTGTCGGTAAACTCTTTTACTTGCTTGGTGGTGCTCCGATTCCAGATAAAAAAGACCATTTAAAAACATTTCAACAACAAATGAACGACGTTCTGTCATTAAACCATATGGTAGCCGTTTTCCCTGAGGCGGCGTTAATGCCTTATCACCCCAAGATTAGGCCATTCAAAAAAGGAGCATTTCGTTTTGCTTTCAACTCGAAAGTTGATATAATACCAATGGTATTCATATTTAAGAAACCGACGGGTTTATACAAATACCTGAAGAAAAAACCATGTGTTCACTTACACGTTTTAAAGCCCTATCAAGTAATTGAGCTAGATACCAAATATGAAACACTTAATTACAATACCGAAAGACTACAAAAAATCGTAAGCGACTATTATGATGAAAATAGTGATTACAAAGGGGGAAACTAA
- the rsmH gene encoding 16S rRNA (cytosine(1402)-N(4))-methyltransferase RsmH — MTHYSVLLKETIDALNIKPNGIYVDCTMGGAGHSKELLKKLTTGHLYCFDQDEVAIKIAKERLGSSQNYTIIKSNFEFVKKELNSLGIYHIDGVIMDLGMSSFQIDEDVRGFSYMQDAPLDMRMNSESKITAKTIVNEQSLDYLTYILRTYGEEEFARPIAKKIVENRPLETTFDLVKITDQYKYKQKGHSAKKVFQALRIAVNDELGVLERALPDLLEMMNPNGVFSIITFHSLEDRIVKHFFKKHSELNLPKGLPIQSHVKPALRIEQRKPILPTEEELNENSRSRSAKLRVAIKN, encoded by the coding sequence ATGACACACTACTCTGTTTTATTAAAAGAAACAATCGATGCCTTAAATATTAAACCAAATGGCATCTATGTCGATTGTACGATGGGTGGTGCCGGTCATTCAAAGGAATTATTGAAGAAGTTGACCACAGGTCATTTATATTGTTTTGATCAAGACGAGGTTGCGATTAAAATTGCCAAAGAACGATTAGGCAGTAGTCAAAACTATACGATCATTAAATCAAATTTCGAGTTTGTTAAAAAAGAGCTAAATTCACTTGGTATTTACCACATTGATGGTGTGATAATGGATTTAGGGATGTCCTCGTTTCAAATAGATGAAGACGTTAGAGGTTTTTCTTACATGCAAGATGCACCGCTTGACATGCGCATGAATAGTGAATCGAAGATTACCGCAAAAACGATTGTTAATGAGCAATCCCTTGACTACCTGACCTACATTCTTAGAACTTATGGGGAAGAAGAGTTTGCCAGACCAATCGCAAAGAAGATTGTGGAAAATAGACCACTAGAAACAACGTTTGATTTGGTAAAAATTACCGATCAATACAAATATAAACAAAAAGGTCATTCGGCTAAGAAAGTCTTTCAAGCACTCCGAATTGCTGTAAATGATGAGTTAGGTGTATTAGAAAGAGCTTTGCCTGATTTATTAGAGATGATGAATCCAAACGGGGTATTTTCAATCATCACTTTTCATTCCTTAGAAGATCGAATCGTTAAACACTTTTTTAAAAAACATAGTGAACTAAATCTACCTAAAGGACTACCAATTCAAAGTCATGTAAAACCTGCACTTCGTATTGAACAACGAAAACCGATACTTCCGACAGAAGAAGAGTTAAATGAAAATTCAAGAAGCCGTTCAGCAAAGCTGAGAGTAGCAATTAAAAATTAG
- a CDS encoding glycoside hydrolase family 16 protein, with amino-acid sequence MKEKQLLFEESFDYQGKPNESIWTIEVGDRWHNDEKQCYTDQKENVMVKDGALQLQATLNDSPCKYLSGRINTKNKVHFMYGRFVIRAKLPKGRGSWPAIWFLGEDIKEVGWPKCGEIDLMEYAGNQPRQSTCAIHTQSFNHRIQTDLGGKIELPDLSDTFHDFILEWHPNYLSFQVDYEEIFHLEKKETDTPNEYPFNKPYYLIINQAVGGMYGKEIIDTDLPFLFEVASIKVFSIDGYGKIINFNKK; translated from the coding sequence ATGAAAGAAAAACAATTGTTATTTGAAGAATCCTTTGACTATCAAGGCAAACCAAACGAATCGATTTGGACAATTGAAGTGGGCGATCGGTGGCACAATGACGAAAAACAGTGTTACACCGATCAAAAAGAAAATGTCATGGTTAAAGATGGGGCATTACAATTACAAGCAACCTTAAATGATTCACCTTGCAAATACCTTTCTGGACGTATTAATACAAAAAATAAGGTTCATTTTATGTATGGCAGGTTTGTCATTCGAGCGAAACTACCAAAAGGCAGAGGCTCATGGCCTGCGATTTGGTTTTTAGGTGAGGACATAAAAGAAGTTGGTTGGCCAAAATGCGGTGAGATTGATTTAATGGAGTATGCGGGTAATCAGCCACGACAATCAACTTGTGCGATCCACACCCAATCCTTTAATCATCGAATACAAACGGATTTAGGTGGTAAAATTGAACTTCCAGATTTATCCGATACGTTTCACGATTTTATTTTAGAGTGGCATCCAAACTATTTGTCGTTTCAAGTGGATTACGAAGAGATATTTCATCTAGAAAAGAAAGAGACGGATACACCAAATGAATACCCATTTAACAAACCATATTACTTGATTATCAATCAAGCCGTTGGTGGGATGTATGGTAAGGAAATCATTGATACGGATTTACCATTTTTATTTGAGGTCGCTAGTATCAAAGTGTTCTCAATTGATGGGTATGGAAAAATAATTAATTTTAATAAAAAATAA